In one window of Epinephelus fuscoguttatus linkage group LG20, E.fuscoguttatus.final_Chr_v1 DNA:
- the si:zfos-911d5.4 gene encoding uncharacterized protein si:zfos-911d5.4 isoform X1 yields the protein MPQLGSLFNQFNLSPRDSESAQGQSTPQTPTLPDFIQHVRKLTGLRKEDVYSNLRIPDQFQTTKDDINIVILTGQGIFCIDVKPWRGTVSAHNQNWHVQVKEEDQNFTNTCIEQIEDPLKAIMTKTANLCGHLMRTGVLVRQSLFFPRVVFLSPDCELDEELRKRRELVSHSQIDDFLRSFREGYVAWISDALTPSWLSGHLSYRQMESVREVLRRVGTWDLVRLHGGEQLKGDYQGCQYIALNRQETDTLEFSRVRTLSADSLWALLGHTPQAFPLLFWENTGWIEAEDCRTSQQFYSYLKTIRANFNYKLSGHYCTHTTLRDCNKMLVKRHSIREILRFNKLTAPQKIEV from the exons ATGCCTCAGCTTGGAAGCCTGTTTAACCAGTTCAATCTCAGCCCCAGAGATTCAGAAAGTGCCCAAGGCCAGAGCACACCTCAGACGCCAACACTACCTGATTTCATACAACATGTCAG GAAACTCACCGGGCTGAGAAAGGAAGATGTTTATAGTAATCTGCGTATCCCCGACCAGTTTCAGACCACCAAAGACGACATCAACATTGTTATCCTCACAG GCCAGGGGATCTTCTGCATCGATGTAAAACCCTGGAGAGGCACAGTGTCCGCTCACAACCAGAACTGGCACGTGCAAGTTAAAGAAGAGGACCAAAACTTTACCAATACATGCATTGAGCAGATTGAAGATCCCCTCAAAGCTAtcatg ACCAAGACGGCTAACTTATGTGGCCATTTGATGAGGACTGGAGTGTTGGTGCGCCAGAGCCTCTTCTTCCCCAGGGTTGTCTTCCTCTCTCCAGACTGTGAGCTGGATGAGgagctgaggaagaggagggagctgGTCTCCCACAGCCAGATCGACGACTTCCTCCGGTCTTTCAGGGAAGGCTACGTCGCCTGGATATCAGATGCACTGACTCCCTCCTGGCTCTCTG GTCATCTGTCGTACAGGCAGATGGAGTCAGTGCGGGAGGTCCTGAGGCGGGTGGGGACGTGGGATCTGGTGCGGCTGCACGGTGGTGAGCAGCTGAAAGGAGACTACCAGGGCTGCCAGTACATCGCTCTCAACCGGCAGGAGACGGACACGCTCGAGTTTTCCAGAGTCAGGACCCTGTCGGCTGATTCGCTGTGGGCCCTGCTGGGACACACTCCTCAG GCATTCCCCCTCTTGTTCTGGGAAAACACAGGTTGGATTGAGGCTGAAGATTGCAGAACATCACAACAATTTTACAGTTATTTGAAAACAATTAGGGCCAATTTTAATTACAAATTGTCAGGACATTACTGCACGCACACCACATTAAGAGACTGCAATAAAATGTTGGTCAAGAGACATTCAATTAGAGAAATTCTCAGGTTTAACAAGCTCACCGCACCACAGAAAATAGAAGTATAA